One segment of Candidatus Margulisiibacteriota bacterium DNA contains the following:
- the brxC gene encoding BREX system P-loop protein BrxC has product MLIKEILTIDLSEDIKNVIDLEDMSEAETKAEIENYIVTEGLAKEYADFVTKFTSNILETGVWISGFYGSGKSYFGKLLGYMLSNRNIAGTPARDRILQRFSGLRDEALIKNSIARLGAENCRVVFLDVAKQDTSKGLAYTLFRNFLKSLELPENEHGFLLFQLLINDNTININEFITKNSDKKWPDIRPRMVEYAKLIKVIYMQKGNSEGDYTSLLETIRRDIDQFSATRLKEELQNYLKISKDEKVVFLFDEASEAISQKKFNLLDLEGISESLSALGGKVWTMAIAQEKLDDIINNSNVSKAQLTKVTDRFKTKIHLEATEVDVIIRSRLLNKTEAAVQSLKDHYQKNSGKISDHSSLTATGLAKTDTPELYATYYPFYKYQFDLLQNFLFGTKGYASTKVAARGMIITTYDILKHELQNNSLFEMATGWQISKEAQLQPPAYLVNRFTNAETILKESQSSISGRHLLETINFLVGAEVVPATLTNIVKAFIKDPEAYHKVEADIAAALNNLVEAKVLLFSNNSYRITSDIEQRLLDEMNGFTVQGYVKKKQLVTAYKASLYIKAISRISDANSQYDFYITTDNEDELTSPTQKQLKLRLKGVYNISDDRIADIEGLRVQHQNDKDLIYLVPDNVSFKEIDRLIDDIERTSYLEQKYSNSKSEEGQILRSFSTAKTEKEARLKNLIEESLQNSTAIYLYNLFQLDKDNWQTTLQGQQRQVVQNIYFKRLDSQLSDTIATSVIKEATATRLKQFFHGNDFHFFDDQGNFVGDNLKVTEEVLFKIRNTFVDGATLEKELEMPPTGFAFGTVISTVAALMRAGKVMAKHNASEKFSWRDDGVKEIFGAAREFRKASFKAIGKALTTQQKNDIVTALQGLNCEDHIGKKVDWNTNDFDLVSAIRELAKRFCDKVEDMRRQNKDFDQLFTDAEANKDALRSFTGAVSEANYIEKAENFLKSKESYANALQAIEKIEKFIRTNLPKVRQWRTFVSGVNDELIKSAQPSVVITDLEAAFNKQYLSGVVNNYAGLQQCAQNIKDEYFKLIQCAVVDMAAKYTVLTTEAEAIIQEIAKLPVGLNDLALDKAKNISLYAQQRTQTKVDIDFDIKDKHSRFTYSEILSFIDLYNSKKTELEILKSGLIRTTPPKPEPGNQAIPSIKTFTTKMPSTRLKVSAYKSWLGQEMQKISSANDNDEIELIE; this is encoded by the coding sequence ATGCTGATCAAAGAAATCCTGACCATCGACCTCTCGGAAGATATCAAAAATGTCATCGACCTTGAGGATATGTCTGAGGCAGAAACAAAGGCAGAAATCGAAAACTATATCGTGACCGAGGGATTGGCCAAAGAGTATGCTGATTTTGTCACTAAGTTTACTTCTAATATTTTGGAGACCGGGGTATGGATCTCTGGTTTCTATGGTTCAGGCAAATCTTACTTCGGTAAGTTGCTTGGGTATATGCTCAGCAATCGCAATATTGCAGGAACACCAGCTCGGGATCGCATCTTGCAGCGATTCAGCGGTTTAAGAGACGAAGCATTAATAAAAAACTCAATAGCACGATTGGGTGCTGAAAACTGCCGAGTAGTTTTTTTGGATGTTGCGAAACAGGATACGTCTAAAGGTCTGGCCTATACGCTATTTAGGAATTTTCTTAAGTCACTGGAATTGCCAGAAAATGAGCATGGCTTCTTATTGTTCCAACTGCTTATCAATGATAATACAATCAACATTAATGAGTTCATTACTAAGAATTCAGATAAAAAATGGCCTGACATTCGACCTCGTATGGTTGAGTATGCCAAACTGATCAAAGTAATCTATATGCAAAAAGGTAATAGTGAAGGTGATTACACAAGCTTACTTGAAACGATAAGGCGGGATATTGATCAGTTTAGCGCTACCCGGCTAAAAGAAGAATTGCAGAATTATCTTAAAATATCAAAAGATGAAAAGGTTGTTTTTCTTTTTGATGAAGCGAGTGAAGCCATTAGTCAAAAGAAATTCAACCTGCTTGACCTGGAAGGGATCAGTGAATCACTTTCTGCACTCGGCGGTAAAGTCTGGACCATGGCTATTGCTCAGGAAAAACTAGACGATATAATCAATAATTCAAATGTAAGCAAAGCACAACTGACAAAAGTAACCGACCGGTTTAAAACAAAAATTCACCTGGAAGCTACAGAAGTCGATGTTATTATTCGAAGTCGATTACTCAATAAAACCGAAGCTGCGGTACAGAGTTTGAAAGATCATTATCAAAAGAACTCCGGTAAGATAAGTGATCATTCTTCATTAACTGCCACGGGCCTTGCAAAAACAGATACGCCTGAATTATATGCTACCTATTATCCGTTTTATAAGTATCAGTTTGATTTGCTACAAAACTTTCTATTTGGTACCAAAGGGTATGCCTCTACCAAAGTTGCCGCTCGTGGCATGATTATTACTACCTATGACATCTTAAAACATGAATTACAGAATAATTCTTTATTTGAAATGGCAACAGGCTGGCAAATATCCAAAGAAGCTCAGCTGCAGCCACCAGCATATCTGGTTAATCGATTTACTAACGCTGAGACTATACTCAAGGAAAGCCAATCGTCGATATCTGGCAGACACTTACTGGAAACCATTAATTTCCTTGTAGGAGCAGAGGTCGTTCCAGCAACTCTAACCAATATAGTAAAAGCCTTTATTAAAGATCCGGAAGCTTATCACAAGGTTGAAGCTGATATTGCGGCGGCATTGAATAATCTGGTGGAAGCTAAAGTACTTCTGTTTTCAAACAATTCCTACCGTATCACCTCAGATATTGAACAGCGTTTACTGGATGAAATGAACGGATTCACTGTCCAAGGTTATGTTAAAAAGAAGCAGCTGGTAACAGCTTATAAAGCATCTCTGTATATCAAGGCAATCAGCCGGATCAGTGATGCCAATTCACAATATGACTTTTACATAACTACTGATAATGAAGATGAACTCACAAGTCCTACTCAAAAACAATTAAAACTCAGGCTCAAAGGTGTTTATAATATTAGCGACGACCGAATAGCTGATATCGAGGGTTTACGAGTACAGCACCAGAATGACAAAGACCTGATCTACCTCGTACCTGACAACGTTTCTTTTAAAGAAATTGATAGGCTAATCGACGATATCGAACGCACATCTTATCTGGAACAAAAATATAGCAATTCAAAATCAGAAGAAGGCCAGATTTTACGCAGTTTTTCTACTGCCAAAACTGAAAAAGAAGCAAGGCTAAAGAATCTGATCGAGGAATCTTTGCAAAATTCTACGGCAATCTATCTTTATAACCTGTTCCAATTAGATAAGGATAATTGGCAGACAACCTTACAAGGACAGCAAAGACAGGTTGTACAAAATATCTATTTCAAACGATTAGATTCGCAACTGAGCGATACTATTGCCACGAGTGTGATCAAAGAAGCAACTGCTACCAGATTGAAACAATTTTTTCATGGAAATGACTTTCATTTTTTTGATGATCAGGGCAATTTTGTTGGAGATAATTTAAAAGTTACCGAAGAGGTCTTATTTAAAATACGTAATACCTTTGTGGATGGCGCAACTCTGGAAAAAGAACTTGAGATGCCACCAACAGGGTTCGCCTTTGGAACCGTGATTTCGACTGTTGCGGCTCTAATGCGTGCCGGTAAAGTAATGGCAAAACACAATGCCAGTGAAAAGTTCTCCTGGCGAGATGATGGGGTCAAAGAGATATTCGGTGCTGCCAGAGAGTTTCGCAAAGCCTCTTTTAAGGCGATTGGTAAAGCCCTGACCACGCAACAGAAAAATGATATTGTAACGGCATTACAGGGGCTTAACTGTGAAGATCATATTGGAAAAAAAGTAGACTGGAATACCAATGATTTTGATCTGGTGAGTGCTATACGAGAACTGGCCAAAAGGTTCTGTGACAAAGTGGAGGATATGCGTAGGCAGAACAAAGATTTTGACCAACTGTTTACGGATGCAGAAGCTAATAAAGATGCACTAAGAAGTTTTACCGGGGCAGTAAGTGAAGCCAATTATATTGAAAAGGCAGAGAATTTCCTTAAGAGTAAAGAGTCATATGCAAACGCACTTCAGGCTATAGAGAAAATAGAAAAGTTTATCCGTACCAACCTGCCTAAAGTAAGGCAATGGCGAACTTTTGTCAGCGGTGTAAATGATGAGCTCATCAAGTCTGCACAGCCAAGTGTTGTAATTACAGATTTAGAGGCTGCCTTTAACAAGCAATACCTGAGCGGTGTTGTCAACAACTATGCCGGACTTCAGCAGTGTGCTCAAAATATAAAAGATGAATATTTTAAGCTGATACAATGCGCTGTTGTAGACATGGCTGCTAAATATACTGTCCTCACAACGGAGGCTGAAGCTATTATCCAGGAAATTGCTAAACTGCCAGTAGGATTAAATGATCTGGCTCTTGATAAGGCTAAAAACATCTCACTATATGCCCAGCAAAGAACACAAACCAAAGTAGATATTGATTTTGATATAAAAGACAAACATTCCCGTTTTACCTATTCGGAAATATTATCGTTTATTGATCTCTATAATAGTAAAAAAACTGAACTGGAAATCCTGAAATCAGGCCTTATTCGAACCACACCACCTAAGCCAGAACCTGGCAACCAGGCGATACCCAGCATAAAGACGTTCACAACAAAAATGCCATCAACAAGGCTCAAAGTAAGTGCATATAAAAGCTGGCTGGGGCAGGAAATGCAAAAGATATCCAGTGCAAATGATAATGATGAAATTGAGCTTATTGAATGA